The genomic region TTGATGGCTGAACTCGATGAAAACAATTACGCCACTTTTTACGAATACGATCTGGAAGGCGGTTTGATCCGGGTTAAAAAAGAAACCGAAAAAGGAGTGTTTACCATACAGGAAACAAGAAGTAACAGTATTAAACAAAATTAAATGCTCATGAAAAAGACGCTACTATTCTATTTACTGTTCGTTATGGCACTGCCTACTTTTTCGCAGGGGAAAAAAGCGGTGGAAGAACTGTTTGATAAGGTTGAAAAAAAATATAAATCCGAAAAAAGTTATTGTTATCAGTCAACCTATAATTTTTATAGCACGGCTACGGCTACCAAACCGATTGAGACCTATACCGGAACGATCTATAAAAATAATACCGTAAGCTACCAGCAAATTAAAGATAATGAGTTTGCCAGTTTCGGAACGAATAACATCATGATCAACCATGAGGAAAAAATATTGCAGATTGGTAAAGTGGAAAACAACAATTCGCCCATTGCCTTACAATCGTTTCTGAAACTATTTCCGGATTACTCGTTCAAGCAGGATAAAACCTATTATATCTGTGAGCTAAAATCAGGAAAGTATTCCCAGGTTGCCATGGACCGATTGATCATCTATATCAATAAAACCGATTACAGTCTGGTAAAACAGGAGTTTTATTTTGTGGGTGAAAAAGAATTTGTGATCAAGAATAAGAAAACAAAAATAAAAAATCCAAAACTGGAAGTACGCTATCAAAAGAATTCGAAATGCAAGGAAATCAAGCAACAGGATTTTTTTACGGTTAAAGACAAAAAGTTTATCGTTACCGGTAAATTAAAAAATTATAAGGCTATAACATTATAAATAATATGAATACAGTATTAGGCAGGTTATTGAGTATTATTACCCTCTTTTCCACCATTTTTGCTACGGCACAGGTCGAGGAAAAGGACTATCCTTTGGCGCCGATTCAACTAAACGGTTTTACACAGCTGGCTACGGTAGTGGATCCCGAAGCCGGATGGGCCAATCAGCACAATAAAGATCCGTATTGCTATGCCCGTTTACGCGTAGACAATACCATGGCACCGTACCAATGGTATGAATTTAAGGCGAAGTTTACGGTTACACCGCTTATGCCGGATGGTTCTATAGACGAATCGGTTGCGCCAAGAGAAGAAACGCTGGCGGTTTCGTATAGCCCGCATGGTGCGTCGGTTATCAATACCTTGTTTACGGACATTAATTTTTTACAGGTTAAAAACCGATTCGGAATCAAAATCAGCCTGATCCCGGGGTCTGTCGAATACAAAGATATGGTCAACAATACCACGTCAAATTATATCCCTGAAAATATATTTTTGGATTTGGGATTAAAGGTAAAACGCTATTATACGGTTTCCGATCAGGTACCGAATCCGATGGCGACGATAACGAATCAGTTGGATTCGTCAACCGGAGCTATGGTGCCAGGTTCGATTAAAATAGAATGGCAAAAACTGGCCGGGGCACTCGAGTATGAACTGGAATGGACCTGGATCGATTCGTATGCTGCGACCAATGTGACCGATAATTTACCGGCGGGTGCGATCAATTTTAGCGATCGTGATTTTGAATTAAACAATACCCGAATCAGTACCAAATCGAATTCCTATGAAATCCCATTGCTGTATGCCAAAGGGTATTTAATTTATCGCGTTAGAGCTGTTGGTTTGCATCCTACTGTTTTTAAAGGAAAGTATTACGGTAAATGGAGTTCCGAAACGGGGGGGGCTAAAACTAAAGTTTCCGACTGGACTCATGTTGCTCAGTTATCCGAACACGAAAAAAGCAAAAACTGGCAATTGCAGGTTAGTTATGCTGAAAACGGAAAAAAGAAAGAAGTGATCAGTTATTTCGACGGATCCTTGCGTAACCGACAAACGGTGACCAAAATCAATACCGATAAAAATGCAATTGTTGGCGAAGTGGTGTACGATGCACAGGGAAGACCTGCTGTTGAGGTATTGCCCACTCCGACCAATGAGAATAGTATTCGTTATTTTAAAAACTATAATACCGTTCAAAGCGGTACGCCGTATTCCTTTAGGGATTTTGATTTTGATGACAGTTCCGATCCGACGAATTGTACTATACAGGTCAATAAAATGGACTTGGGATCGGGTGCCGCACGATATTATTCGGCCAATGGACTAATCGATTTTCCCAACAGTATCAATCAGAAATACGTTCCGGATGCCGAAAATCATCCTTTTTCACAGATAGAGTATACGCCCGACAATACCGGACGTATTGCCCGAAAAGGCGGTGTTGGGGTAAACCATCAGTTAGGATCGGGACATGAAATGCGGTATTTGTATACGGTTCCAACCGATAAAGAACTAAACCGTTTGTTTGGGTATAGTGTTGGTGATGTATCGCATTATAAAAAGAACATCGTGATCGATCCGAATGGACAGGTATCGGTGAGTTACATCGATCCGCAGGGAAGAACGATTGCTACGGGATTATCCAATGATCCGAAAGATAATCTGGATAAATTGACCGATTCGGCAAACGACAACCCAATGCACGGGATGATGAGCGATAACCTGTTAAGTCAGAACCGACTGGAATCAACCGGTAATTTCCCGGGGAACGACGACCGTTATATTGTTTCCAAACAACTGGCTGTTGGAGGTGATAATATTGCTTATGAATTTGATTATAATGTAAAGCAAACACAGCAATTCACACCATCCAGTCCGTTAACGTGTACCCTGCCGACCTATCCTTTTGTATATGATTTGGTGATCAAATTAACAGACCAATGTCAGGTCGATAAGATCAATGTTGAAAAAATCAAATTGGGTGGTTCCGGAGGAGCTTTTCCATATCAGTCGAATCCAGGTGACTTTAATCAGGCGCTGGCTTCGGGTTCGTATGCGCTTTCAAAAGAACTGAAAGTCAATGCGGAACAACTCAATACGTATGCAACGGAATATATCAATAAGCTGAAAAATAAAGATGATCCTTGTTATATCAATCCGAATCAGTTCTCTCCGAACATTTTATTAGATATGTGTAATATGGATTGTACCAGCTGTACGGCAGCATTGGGCACGCAATCCAATTATATCCTGAATGCGTTAAGTACGTTTTACAGTGTTCCGGTAAGTACGTTTAGTTTACCGTCAACACTTGCGCCACCGATTGTGGTAACGATTACCGGTAATCCGGCTATCGATCAGAGTCAGGCCAATGGTCTTGCGAATCGTTTTTTCAGAGAATGGCAATTGTTAAGACAGGAGTGCGCGCAATTGTGTACACCGGAAGCGCTTTATGATTCCAGTTGTACGGTTAATGAGCAAACCTTATTAAGCGATGTGAGTCCTTTTGGACAATATGGAAGCACGAAAGCAACCATTACGAATGCAGACGGACAAGTGGTGCCCAACCCGGATTTTGAAATCAGTGTTTTTAATCCGGACAGTAAATTATACGCGAATGGAACCGTAACAGGACATCATTGGAAAAATCCAACGACGCCTTATAAAGATATCGATGGGAATGATGCTTTTGTTAATGTTGTAGTAAATGCAAACGGAACGACTACGCCAGCATCCACAGGACAAGTGCTTTCGGCAACGATTAACGGTGAGAACATTCGTAGAGTACGACCGCAACAGTTGGTGAATTATGAGGACTTCGCTGATGCCTTTGGTCCCGGTTGGGCAAAATCGCTAATCGCGTACCACCCGGAATACAATTATCTGGTGTATAACAAAGCGATTTGTAATCTGACGAAAAGTGTCGGGGGAACACTATTAAATTCGGATGCTTACGATAGTTACCTGCAAAGCGTAACCACGTTTAATGATGCCGTGACTAAAGGTTTAATTGGAAGTACGCTTGCAACGAATAGCGGTATTTATACATTAGATCCGTATTTTCAACAATTGCCAACCGGTTTTGAAAGTGCTACACTATATGGTTACCGAATCGGTATTATGCAGGAGGCTATTAATTCCGATTATATGGCAGAAGGTTCGACCTCACTGAAATTATATGAGGCCGCTTTACAGATGGTTTACTGTAATCCATTGGTACAATGTACGCCTCCAACGTCTATTTCTTCTTTAACAGCAGATCAAAAAGATATGTTTTGGAAGACGTATAAAAATCTTTATTTGGGTTTAAAATCGAACATAAAACACGTTTTTAGTAATATCTATGCTATCGAAAAAGGAACCTATAACGGTTGTATCGGTGGTGTATTGAATTATTCGGTTACGAATGTACTATCGGATAATTTCTCTCAGAAAGCCAGTTTATTTAATTACATCTATAGTATCGCGGTGCCATCACTTTGTGCAAGCTCGAGCGGTATTTTATATAAAGAAAAAACAAAACGTTTTATTCCGGTCGATTTCGGGTACGATTCCGGAGTAAGTCCGTTGACAGCGCTAAACCAGTTACAGGCGCAAAACGATTACGAATATTATGCGCAAACCGGGAATTGCCCGTTACTTTTTGACTTTGATCATTTCTTAAATGGATTTTTTAAAGATCCGGCATTTAGCAGTCAGAATATTACAGCCTTGTCCAGCCGACCTTTTGTTGGGCAATATGTAACACCCGATTTGATCAAAGCTTTAGGGTCGGCAATTGTTCCGTTAACTTCATTGAACATTAGTACGGCAACGGCCAATAATACCCTAACGATTAACTTTAGCGCTAGTCCGTCGCAACCGTTTTGCGGCACGACAGTTAAGGTCGATTCTGCTACCTATACCTGGGCGAATTATAATACGACCTGGAAGATTAGTAAAATCAAACAGTTTTATTACGATGCGACGGCTTCCGTACCGGCAAACCGGGTGTATGCTTATAGAGCTGTGGCGGAAATTTTAGTAAGTGGAGCCACAAAAGAAGTGATCCTTTACGGAACGACTTGCGCCGCTATCGGAGCCTGTAGTACCAATCCGAATAATCAGGAGGGACAAGTGTTAGATCCGAATTTAGGAACTGCTGCAGGTGGACATGGTTGTGCGAAACAATATAAATTCCGTCAGGCTTTTGTAGCGTTTATCAATGCGTTAAAACAATCAGGGGAGTTGCAAAGTGCAACACCTGTTAGTTTAGAGAATGTACCGGCGTATAAAAATTCGTATCTGGCGACGTTCTTTAATGAACCAACCAATTCTCCGATCCTAACAACATGGAAGAGTGTTAACAATGTTACGGAATGGAGTTATGCCATGATGCGAGGCGACGAACAGATTTTTACATTGGATCAGATACCGAGTATTGCTGCATTCATTGAGTCGTCGTATCCGATTAGTAATATGACAATTGTCAGTGGTTCTTTTACACAAATGGCTACGCTTTATACTACGAATGCGTCGGGTGTTATTCAATCGATAACAGGACGATTTAAACCGCCTTTGAATTATAACGATGCCGACTGTAACGTATGTATTCCACAGCCGGTTGCTCCGATTGCCTGTGATGCTAAAAAAGCCGATTTCTTAGATTTTATACTTCACGGAGGACCAAACAATGGGCCGCGTATTACGGGGTATACCATTGAAGCCGGGGAGTTTGATAATTTCTGTACGAGTAACTTGCAATATCTTGTTGATAGTTATAAATATTACTGTAATGAGTTAAACGTTACGTCATCGTACGACTTTAACTTTAGAACGATTGCAGAATTTGGAAATACCTATTTGCATTATGGGTATTATCATGATGCCGCTCATAATATGCTTACTGCGATAGATGCTTATAAATTATATTATGCCGATAATGCCAACGATGTGGATTGTCTAAACTGGAACAACTGGGTAAATACAGTCTACCGCGCTGCCAATCCGGGCATCTGTCCTCCGGCGGTGATGAGTGTCGTTTCTCCAATGGTGCCTGTAGACACTGACGGTACCTGTGAGCATTTAATCAAAAATCTAAATGAGACCTATCAGCAGGAAGCCTATGACAATTACTTGGAATCGTTGCGTAAAAAATTCATAAAAGAATACATTACAAAAGCAATGGCAACGGTTCAGGAGAAATTTGATATGAATTATTTTGATAAAGAATATCAATATACCTTATACTATTATGATCAAGCTGGAAACTTAACACAAACCGTAGCTCCGGAAGGCGTAAAACGATTTACACCGAGTGAGATCAATACCAAAAATGCGGCGATCAATGCTTTTAGAAATTCTTTTGATCCATTGGCGCCTGCCCCTGAAAATACGGCTTTACAGCCACAACATACGCTTAAAACGCAGTATCGTTACAACACCTTAAACCAATTGGTGTGGCAAAAAACACCGGATGGTGGCGAAACGCGTTTTGCCTATGATGATTTGGGACGAATAATCGCGTCTCAAAATACAAAACAATACGAACAGTATAGTACTGCCAGAGGATTTAGTTATACAGAGTATGACAATTTGGGTAGGATTACAGCAGCCGGTCAAATCTTTGTAGGTGCACAACCGGATCAATATGGAAGTGCCTATTTTATCTCCGATGAAGGAAGATTGATGAGGTCGTATCTGATTAATAGTGTTGTAACCCATCAGGTAGCTAATAATTTTGCAGATCTAGGGTTTATGAGAATGGAAGTAACCCGTACGGTTTATGGTGAAGATCCTATGCTGGAAATGTATCCAGAAGAAAGAAGAGCCTCCGATTTCTTCTATTCCAATTATAATCCACAAACGAGTAGAAATAGAGTTGCCGGTGTATTTTACTATGACGAGTTTTCTCCGGATGGCGAGTTGGATTATCAAAATGCGATCTTGTATAACTACGATATACACGGCAACGTAAAAGAAATGGTGACCTATTTGGCTACTTTAAAAGATTATAGTTGTGATCCAAACGTAATCGCCGATACGAATTTGACGCTGAAAAACGACTGTGAGTTTCATATTAAGCGGGTGATCTACGATTACGATCTGATCAGCGGAAATGTGAATTCGGTTACCCTTCAACCGGGTAAAGTCGATCAGTTTATCCATAAATACGAATACGATGCCGATAATCGTATTGTGAATGTTAAAACTTCTCCGGATGGTCTTGTTTGGGAAAATGATGCCAACTATCAGTATTATGCACATGGGCCGTTAGCACGTGTGGAGTTAGGAGACAAAAAAGTACAGGGTATCGATTACGCCTATACCTTACAGGGATGGCTAAAAGCCGTAAATGGTGAGAATCTGACTTTGCCGGAACATGAAATGGGTCAGGATGGAATGGCTTCCAGATTGAATGTCAATAAAGATGCTTTTGGTTATTCGCTTAACTATTACGAAGGTGATTATAAGGCCGTTACGACAGACGATACCGGAGACGAAAATTTTAAACCGTTGATGTTTAGCCGTAACGGAAATATTGCGACCAATACTAGAAATCTGTTCAATGGAAACATCAAACAGATGACCACCGCTATTCGTACGAATAGAGAAGCGTTGTTGGATGTTCAGAAAAACAGT from Flavobacterium sp. WV_118_3 harbors:
- a CDS encoding RHS repeat-associated core domain-containing protein, yielding MNTVLGRLLSIITLFSTIFATAQVEEKDYPLAPIQLNGFTQLATVVDPEAGWANQHNKDPYCYARLRVDNTMAPYQWYEFKAKFTVTPLMPDGSIDESVAPREETLAVSYSPHGASVINTLFTDINFLQVKNRFGIKISLIPGSVEYKDMVNNTTSNYIPENIFLDLGLKVKRYYTVSDQVPNPMATITNQLDSSTGAMVPGSIKIEWQKLAGALEYELEWTWIDSYAATNVTDNLPAGAINFSDRDFELNNTRISTKSNSYEIPLLYAKGYLIYRVRAVGLHPTVFKGKYYGKWSSETGGAKTKVSDWTHVAQLSEHEKSKNWQLQVSYAENGKKKEVISYFDGSLRNRQTVTKINTDKNAIVGEVVYDAQGRPAVEVLPTPTNENSIRYFKNYNTVQSGTPYSFRDFDFDDSSDPTNCTIQVNKMDLGSGAARYYSANGLIDFPNSINQKYVPDAENHPFSQIEYTPDNTGRIARKGGVGVNHQLGSGHEMRYLYTVPTDKELNRLFGYSVGDVSHYKKNIVIDPNGQVSVSYIDPQGRTIATGLSNDPKDNLDKLTDSANDNPMHGMMSDNLLSQNRLESTGNFPGNDDRYIVSKQLAVGGDNIAYEFDYNVKQTQQFTPSSPLTCTLPTYPFVYDLVIKLTDQCQVDKINVEKIKLGGSGGAFPYQSNPGDFNQALASGSYALSKELKVNAEQLNTYATEYINKLKNKDDPCYINPNQFSPNILLDMCNMDCTSCTAALGTQSNYILNALSTFYSVPVSTFSLPSTLAPPIVVTITGNPAIDQSQANGLANRFFREWQLLRQECAQLCTPEALYDSSCTVNEQTLLSDVSPFGQYGSTKATITNADGQVVPNPDFEISVFNPDSKLYANGTVTGHHWKNPTTPYKDIDGNDAFVNVVVNANGTTTPASTGQVLSATINGENIRRVRPQQLVNYEDFADAFGPGWAKSLIAYHPEYNYLVYNKAICNLTKSVGGTLLNSDAYDSYLQSVTTFNDAVTKGLIGSTLATNSGIYTLDPYFQQLPTGFESATLYGYRIGIMQEAINSDYMAEGSTSLKLYEAALQMVYCNPLVQCTPPTSISSLTADQKDMFWKTYKNLYLGLKSNIKHVFSNIYAIEKGTYNGCIGGVLNYSVTNVLSDNFSQKASLFNYIYSIAVPSLCASSSGILYKEKTKRFIPVDFGYDSGVSPLTALNQLQAQNDYEYYAQTGNCPLLFDFDHFLNGFFKDPAFSSQNITALSSRPFVGQYVTPDLIKALGSAIVPLTSLNISTATANNTLTINFSASPSQPFCGTTVKVDSATYTWANYNTTWKISKIKQFYYDATASVPANRVYAYRAVAEILVSGATKEVILYGTTCAAIGACSTNPNNQEGQVLDPNLGTAAGGHGCAKQYKFRQAFVAFINALKQSGELQSATPVSLENVPAYKNSYLATFFNEPTNSPILTTWKSVNNVTEWSYAMMRGDEQIFTLDQIPSIAAFIESSYPISNMTIVSGSFTQMATLYTTNASGVIQSITGRFKPPLNYNDADCNVCIPQPVAPIACDAKKADFLDFILHGGPNNGPRITGYTIEAGEFDNFCTSNLQYLVDSYKYYCNELNVTSSYDFNFRTIAEFGNTYLHYGYYHDAAHNMLTAIDAYKLYYADNANDVDCLNWNNWVNTVYRAANPGICPPAVMSVVSPMVPVDTDGTCEHLIKNLNETYQQEAYDNYLESLRKKFIKEYITKAMATVQEKFDMNYFDKEYQYTLYYYDQAGNLTQTVAPEGVKRFTPSEINTKNAAINAFRNSFDPLAPAPENTALQPQHTLKTQYRYNTLNQLVWQKTPDGGETRFAYDDLGRIIASQNTKQYEQYSTARGFSYTEYDNLGRITAAGQIFVGAQPDQYGSAYFISDEGRLMRSYLINSVVTHQVANNFADLGFMRMEVTRTVYGEDPMLEMYPEERRASDFFYSNYNPQTSRNRVAGVFYYDEFSPDGELDYQNAILYNYDIHGNVKEMVTYLATLKDYSCDPNVIADTNLTLKNDCEFHIKRVIYDYDLISGNVNSVTLQPGKVDQFIHKYEYDADNRIVNVKTSPDGLVWENDANYQYYAHGPLARVELGDKKVQGIDYAYTLQGWLKAVNGENLTLPEHEMGQDGMASRLNVNKDAFGYSLNYYEGDYKAVTTDDTGDENFKPLMFSRNGNIATNTRNLFNGNIKQMTTAIRTNREALLDVQKNSYTYDQLNRITGMTSAAIKPDALGVADVNNESYSSSYTYDRNGNLKTLLRTAPDQNGAFRKMDELVYHYLPGDNKLRLVEDKAGFSGLATNELGDQIQQLADLGIVYNINNLNTHNYIYDQIGQLVEDKTEGLKIDWRADGKVKRIEKFKNNVQTIIYFEYDGLGNRISKSVYDGSFGDPVTNSDYYARDAQGNVLAVYKRVQISNRNGYNSNYSIKEHHLFGSSRLGMEEKLIGLYKYKKPEIIGPLGMTAQSGAMAATTSVPSVLSVSDLKIYSLKVTPSTNVTWNEPYLYGINPNFNEFNFKTKFKLDQTTAPAPSTLIGQVEVMGQGTYVDDNKTIVRPPLNVMSNVDIEADGTITRTVAGDSWGTVGGSTPYLLTGDGYVERTIKGTLASNEYVMLGLSYSDPNVHYNTINYSFYTFGSSILYAYENSVRYTLPTGGDVFAIGDKLRIERKEGKIRYFRNETLVREIVESQPGQPMLVDFAMYRGQTKIYDLKVVKYKNIPYVDANETIIKPQLYNTQNIAVDAAGKITKTSAPTWDAVGATANVLTGNGYVERTVSGTLASNYNVMLGLSYTDAGTSGVNSVSTINYALYTYEDSRVIAYESSASGINLNANYALGDVLRIERINGKIKYYKNGLLLRSTSESALNIGKPLLVDFILCTQNTSIYNLKVVNYDAVPLLENQYAITKPPLTASQNINVDANGKITKTIPLAWDTGGETAKMLVANGYVERTIGGALESNYRVMLGLSYQPSTNVANYININYGLLSFSDGKLRAYENGNLQQLSASFPAETIMFKVGDVFRVERLNGKIKFYNNGILLHTLNEPAANAGQPMLVGFTMGDMDAAIYNLKVVNYVMPQQIKEGDIKTGVQLFADYQNGTFKPKAVVTKEVYANGVTTKKQYTIANLSGLAVSAAEMKEKGMDVSFGGKITQLLGSDVIDGGMAVNGSANTTFNTNATTTTSGSALTAPASKLGTAAFDICSINYTFGSPINTLTREFDFNHNVGAGLNNPPVSTSGNITMTVTPGTVRVLGPCLMDTDGDGLYDIYEDVNNDNNLANDDTDGDGVPNYLDLDDDGDGYATWEAIEGADPNGDHNPSDAIDTDGDGIPDYLDKTSGNYPHNGLIAYKKYVNLTGDKRYELSNHLGNVLVVINDKKIPEFEKVDTPESGLVAFNADVLSYSDYYPFGMLQEARQGSKANYRYGFQGQEMDNEIKGEGNSLNYTFRMHDPRVGRFFAVDPLEKKYPNYSPYSFSGNKVINSVEIEGLEDSFYMLGKKEYEGKTYFELINVLEIGRDVELITGTKMKTATADRAYVYGSDGHWHKMSDEHRNMALNNLGDTSREIFSQLNKGDIADKEFETASKLKSLERIGNTASAAIGLAYIGQALKDIKGVKSLVNTLGKGNLREQYTDAVSNLKNVAERLLKSGKSESSVAQKVHGMRRSLGELFKDATPEDLRSFIHKFNEKRYGDKLGPTYEALIKGGKTDAQIIESASRPLGDKEALGKALYKEFGDEIKPILEKYEMIK